The DNA window CAGCCAATCCGGACGTTCCGCGTCCGAAATGACTGCCGACGCGGCCAGAGATCCGGGGGACCAGTTTCTCCGTCGTGACCAGGTCGGCTGCCAAAGACTTGCCCCGTAATGCGACCGTCGGATGTCAGCATCCGGTGTAATACCCGGAGAGGCTTCCCGCGGGTGGCGGGGGTCGTTCGAGGAGGGGCGAAGTCTTGGCTGACGAGGTGGGTACGCGTGTCCTTCCAGAGCTTGCTCGGATCGCCTCCGAGCTCGGGCCCGCACTCGCCCCGGCGGCACACAAGGAGCTGCTGACCTCGATCACGGTCGCCGCGCGGCGCCTGTTCCACGCCGAGGCCTGCTCGATCGCGCTGGTCAGCGACGACGAGACCGAGCTGGTCTTCCACGTCGCGACGGGCGGCGCCGAGGAGGACATCGTTGGTATGCGGGTCCCCATCGGCGAGGGCATCGCCGGCTGGGTGGCGCTCGCCGGGCAGCCGCTCGCGATCGAGGACGTCTCCCAGGACCCGAGGTTCGCGGCCGACTTCGCCGCCAGTACGGGATACGTACCGCGCTCGATCCTCGCCACCCCGATGGAGACCGAACGGCAGATCATCGGCGTCATCGAGGTCCTCGACCGCGACCCCGAGGCCGACGGCAGCGCCGACATGGAGCTGCTCGCGCTCTTCGCCAACCAGGCGGCGCTCGCGATAGAGAACTCCCGGGCGTTCGGCGAGCTCGGCAAGACGCTCTTCCAGGCCGCCGCCCTCGCGAGCGACGACCACGGCGTACGGGCCGCGCTCGACCAGGTCGCCGCCAGCACGAATGGCCCGACCCAGGAGCTCGCCGAGCTCTCCGCGGTGTTCGCCGAGCTGGGCCGGCTCGGCCCGGCGGAGCGGACCGCCGCGACCCGGCTCGTACGCCAGTTCCTCGACTACGTCCGCGGAGAGTCGACGTGAAGCCGGCCTGGTCGGCACAGTTCGATGCGGGCGAGCTCGGTACCACCCAGGCGCTGCCCGTCGACGGCCCGATCACGCGGGACTGGGCCATCGGCGGCGCGACCGGCGCGGGCGTCAAGGTCGCCGTGGTCGACAGCGGCATCGACGCGAGCCACCCCGCTGTCGGGGCGGTCCAGGGCGGCGTGGTCGTCGGGCTGAACGAACGCGGCGAGGTCCAGGTCGTCGAGGGCGAGCACGAGGACCTGTTCGGCCACGGCACCGCCTGCGCCGGGATCATCCGCGGGATCGCGCCGGAATGCGAGCTCTACAGCGTCCGCGTCCTCGGCAGCCGGCTGTCCGGGAAGGGGCAGGTCTTCGCCGCCGGACTGCGCTGGGCGATCGAGAACGGGATGCAGGTCGTGAACCTGTCGCTGGGGACGGGCAAGCGCGATCACTTCGCAGAACTCCACGATTTGGCCGACGAAGCGTATTTCCGGCAGACCATGCTGGTGTCGGCGGTGAACAATGTCCCTGTGCCCTCCTACCCGTCCCAGTACTCGTCGGTCTTCTCCGTGGCCGCGCATGACCGGACGGATCCGTTCCATTTCGACTACAACCCCTCGCCGCCGGTCGAGTTCGGCGCCCCCGGGATCGACATCGAGGTCGCGTGGATGCGCGGTTCGACGATCCGGGCGACCGGCAACAGCTTCGCCGCGGCACACGTCAGCGGGATGGTCGCGCTGCTCCTGTCCCGTCATCCGGGACTGACGCCGTTCCACGTCAAGACGGTCCTGCACGCGCTCGCCGACAACGCGGCCCCGGCCGGAAGGGCCGCGGTCGCGAGTTCGGGGCGCCCGTGACGGAAAGCGGCGTTGCTGAGCTCGTACAGGCTGTCCGCGCGGGCGACCAGGACGCGTTTGCCCGTCTCTACCGCGAGAACGTGGGGGCGGTGCACCTCGCCGTTCGCGACAACCTGCGCGAACCGGACAGGGTGGCGGATGCCGTCCAGGAGACGTTCGCCCGCGCACTCGCGTCGCTGGACAAGCTGCGCGACCCGGACCGGTTCCGCCCGTGGCTGTTGGCGATCGCCCGGCACACCGCGGTGGACCTGCGGCGGGTGGCGAGCCGGTACGGGACCGACGAGCTCGAGGACGACGCCGTCGTCACCTCGGACTCCGACGACCCCGCCGAGCTCGCAGCGCTGCGGGACGTCGCGGGCATGGTGCGCGGTCTGGTCGCCGGTCTGTCCCGGCGCGATGCGGTCGCGCTCAACCTCGTCACGCTCGGTTTCGACGTCGCCGACGTTGCGGCGGCGCTCCGGGTGAAGCACGGCGCGGCGAAGGTCGTCCTCCACCGAGCCCGGCGCCGACTCCGCGCGGCACTGGTGCTCCAGCTCCTGGCTGGGGGTACGGCGACCTGCCCGGAGCTCACGTCGATCCTGGACAAGAGCGGCGTGACCGCGGCGGGTAAGCATGCGGAGACCTGCCCCGAGTGCGAACGTTCCGCACGTAAGGCGGTCTACGGGTAAGTCGCGGCCTGGCTGGCGACGAGTGCCCTTACTCGTCCAGGCCGACGACTCGGACTCCCGCATCGCGCAGGGCCTCGGCGAGGGACTCCGGGAGCGCGGCTGGGCTCCATTCCGTCATCGCGTAACCGCTGACGTCGTCCTCGACATAGGCCTGTGCGACTCCGGGGGCCAACAGGACGGCGAAGAGTGCACGCTCGTCCTCGTCCAGAGAGGTCTTCGCGAAATCGCGGAGCTTCCGGACCAACCGGGCAGCAGCTTGAGTGTCGATACCTAGATTGTCGCTGTAGGCCCGCTGTGGTTACATCCAGGTCCGCATTTCTCTACACACAGTTTCCGTTGGCGAGCCGTGTAACCGGTCGGGCAGGTGATCGTCTTGCTTATCGACGCCCGCCCGTATGGGGGTGTTGGGGATTCAGCTTCCGAGGGTCGGCCGCCTCAGCCCGGCTCTCGCGTTGCGGATCCGGGGGGAGTCGAGGGGGAGGGAGTGGGTCCGCGACGCGAGCGAGAAGCGTGTCGCGGACCCGCTTCCCATTTACGGGCCCCGGTAGAGCAGCGAGCCGTTCTGGATCGCTAGCTGGAGCTGCTCGGTGGGGTCGTCGTCCGACCTCAGGACATGCCGCGGGTCGAACTCGGCGGCGGCGAACTCGCGGTGCAGCTGCCTGATCGCGTCGGCGTCCCGGAGACTGTCCTCGGAGCGGGCCAGCGCTCGCTCGACGCAGCACTCCACGGTGGGCAGCAAGACGACGTAGTGCAGCCTCGGCACGTTCGCGGCCTGAGCGAACGCCCCGATCATCCACGGTCCGACGACCCCGTCGTAGATCGTGGCGTAGCCGCCGGTGACGTACGCGTTGACGGCTGTCGCGGCGGCGCGGAGCACTGTCTCGTTCTGCGTGGCGGCTTCGGCCAGCCAGGGCTCGACGTAGCCGGTGCGCAGGAAGCCGAAGAACGCGTCACCCACGACGAGCGCGCTGGGCGCGTACTTCTCCGCGAGCAGCCGGGCGACCGTCGACTTGCCGGCACCCGGTGGCCCGGAGACCACGATCAGCTCGGACATCCGCCCAGTGTGGCCCTATCCCTGCAGCGCTTGGGCTGAGGGGACGAGCACGGACACGCCGGTGGCGGTGGCCCAGCGCTCTACTTCGGCGCCGATCGCCTTGGCCGTCTGCTTGTCTCCCGCCTCCTGGGCCAGCACGCCGAGGAGCAGCTGTTGGGCCAGCGCGCCCGGGATGAAGCCCGCCGCCTGGCGCAGCGAGGTCGACCGTTCCCACTGCTCCCGCGCCCCGGCGACGTCGCCCGCGTCGTTGGCGTGGTCGCCCAGGTGCCGGAGCGGGTACGACGCCAGCAGGTCGTCGCCGTCCTCCGTGGCCAGCCGAAGGGACTCGGCGTAGTGCGGCGGCGCCGACGCGCGGTCCTCGGCGAGGTTGTCCGCGATCAGCCCGAGGTAGAACTCCACCCACCCCCGCGCCACCGGTGTCGGCGCGCCGGCGCCGAGCGCCGAGGCGGTCGCGGCCAGGGAGGCGGCCTGCTCCGGGGTCCCCGTTCCGCCGAACAGAGCCTGGCTGTAGTCGGCACGCAGCTCCATCCAGTCCAGCTCCCACGCCAGAGTGGGATCGTCGTCGAGCTGCTTGCGAGCAAGGGCGATGGCGTCCCCGCCGGACGAACCCGTCCAGAACCCGCGGTCCACCTCGGCCGAGGCGACGGCCACGGCGACGCGGGCCGCGTCGTGCGGAGACGAGACGGACGTCGAACGAAGCAGGGCTACGGCAACGTCCCAACGGGCAGCCAGGACGAGGGAATCGGCAGCGGACAGGACGGCGTCGAGCGAGCACGTAGTGGTCATGGCGACGGACGATACTTCACCGGCGAACTATTCGCCCGTGAAGTAACGCGAGAAGTGCGCTAGGTTCTGACGATGCGAGACTCGGTCGACGAACGGGTGGAACGGCTGCATCGGGACTTCCCGACCATCGACCCCGTCGTCCAGGCGATCGCCGGCAGGATGCTGCTGATCGCCCGCGAGCTGGACCGACGCGCCCAGGCGGGACTCGACCAGTACGGCCTCGAGCTCTGGGCGTACAAGACGCTCATGGACCTCCGCCGCCGCGGCGAGCCGTACGAAGCCAAGCCGAGCGAGCTCGCCACCTCGCTCCGGATGTCGCCAGCCGCGATGACCAAGCGGCTCGACTCGCTCGAGCGGGCCGGGTACGTACGCCGAGCGACCGACCCCCACGACCGGCGCAGCATCGTCGTCACGCTGACCGACGAAGGCCGGCAGGCCTTCGAGGGATCGGTCGAAGCTCAGTCCAGCGCCGAGGAGGAACTGCTCGGCACGCTCACTCCCTCCCAGCGCGGTCAGCTCGCGAGCACGTTGCGGAAGCTCGTTCTGGCGCTGGAACCGGACTAGCCACCGTCTGCGAGTATGGCCGACGTGGAGTTCCTGATCGCCGCCATCGCGCTCGTCGTCGTTGCCGCAGTCGTTCTCGGGTTCGTCGTCACCGGTCGCCGCCGCAAGTCGCTGCCCGGCTCGGACGCCCAGCCGACGCTGCCCGGAACGGGCATCCGGGACGAGTCGCCCGAGGGCTCACCAGCCGGTACGACCGCCACCGTCGAGGTGCCGGTCGCGCCGGAGACCGAGGCGACCGAGACGCCGACGCTCGAGAAGCCGGCTCCCGCGCAGGGCCGGCTGGTCAGGCTCCGCGCGCGGCTGGCCCGTTCGCAGACCTCCCTCGGCCGCGGCCTGCTCGCGCTGCTCTCCAAGGACCGGCTCGACGAGGACACCTGGGAGGAGATCGAGGACGCGCTCCTCACCGCCGATGTCGGCGTCGCCCCCACCCAGGAGCTGGTCGAACGTCTCCGTACCCGCGTCCGCGTCGAAGGCATCTCCACCCCCGACCAGGCGAAGGCGATCCTCCGCGAGGAGCTGCTCACCCTCGTCGGCCCCGACACCGACCGTTCGCTGAACGTCGAGCGCGAGGGCCTCAACCCCGCCGTCGTCCTCGTCGTCGGCGTGAACGGCACCGGCAAGACCACCACCGTCGGCAGGATCGCCCGGGTGCTCGTCGCCGAGGACAAGGACGTGCTGCTCGGCGCCGCCGACACGTTCCGCGCCGCCGCCGTCGACCAGCTCGTCACCTGGGGCGACCGGGTGGGCGTGCCGACCGTGCGCGGCCCCGAGGGCGGCGACCCGGCGAGCGTGGCGTTCGAAGCGGTGAAGGCCGGCGCCGAGCAGGAGGTCGACGCCGTACTGATCGACACCGCCGGCCGGCTGCACACCAAGACCGGGCTGATGGACGAGCTCGGCAAGGTCAAGCGGGTGATCGAGAAGCAGGCGCCGGTGACCGAGGTGCTGCTGGTGATCGACGCGACGACGGGGCAGAACGGGCTCACCCAGGCCCGCGTGTTCTCCGAGGTCGTCGACGTGACCGGCATCGTGCTGACCAAGCTCGACGGCACCGCGAAGGGCGGCATCGTGATCGCGGTCCAGCGGGAGCTGGGGGTGCCGGTGAAGCTGGTCGGGCTCGGCGAGGGCCCCGACGACCTCGCCCCGTTCGACCCCGCGGCGTTCGTGGATGCCCTTCTGGGCGACTGAGGCGGCGCTGGGCGTGCCCGTGCTGCGTTCATGGGGCTCGGCGAGGGCCCCGACGACCTCGCCCCGTTCGACCCCGCGGCGTTCGTGGATGCCCTTCTGGGCGACTGAGGCGGCGCTGGGCGTGCCCGTGCTGCGTTCATGGGGCTCGGCGAGGGCCCCGACGACCTCGCCCCGTTCGACCCCGCGGCGTTCGTGGATGCCCTTCTGGGCGACTGAGGCGGCGCTGGGCGTGCCCGTGCTGCGTTCATGGGGCTCGGCGAAGGCCCCGACGACCTCGCCCCGTTCGACCCCGGCCGCCTTCGTGGATGCGCTTCTCGGAGACTGAGTTTGCTGGAGTCGCATCGGTCGCCGGCATAGGCGTCGCCTGCTCGACGGATGGCACCGATGGCGCCAGCTCGCTTCGCGCCTGACGCTGGTGCGCGAGCGCCATCGCTGCACCGGGGGTCGAGCAAGCAACGCCGCCGTCGACGCTTTTGCGACTCGAGGACTCCCAACGGGAGTACTTTCAGCCCATGAAGTTCAACCCGCGCGCCCGGCTGGACAGCTCCCAGGTCGAGGACACTCGCGGCCGGCGGATGCCCGGCGGCCGGTTGGCGCTGCCGGTGGGCGGCGGCGTCGGTGGACTCATCGTCCTGCTCGTCCTCGTGTTCCTGAACGGCGGCCAGCTCCCCGCCGGCCTCACCGGCGAGCCGGAGCCGGCCCCCGACATCTCCAACGACACCAACCTCGAGGCCGTCTGCAAGACCGGCGAGGACATCCAGACGAACCGGGACTGCCGGTTCGTCGCCGAGATCAACTCGATCCAGGCGTTCTGGACCGACGAGTTCACCCAGCGGAACGCGACGTACGACAAGGCGCTCACGCACTTCTTCACCGACCAGGTCTCGACCGACTGCGGTGCCGCGTCGAGCGCGGTCGGCCCGTTCTACTGCCCGGTCGACGACAAGGTGTACGTGGATCTGGGCTTCTTCGACACGCTGGAGTCCCAGCTTGGCGCGCAGGGCGGCGACTTCGCCGAGGCGTACGTGATCGCGCACGAGTACGGGCACCACGTGCAGGACCTGCTCGGCACGATGGAACAGGTCCGCTCGCGCCAGGGCGAGGAGAGCGACGCCGTACGGCTGGAGCTGCAGGCCGACTGCTACGCGGGCATGTGGGCGAAGCACGCGACCCAGGTGACCGTGCCGGGAACGGATGAGCCGTTCATCATCGACCTCACCGCTCAGGACATCGCGCTCGCGCTCGACGCCGCCGAGGCGGTGGGCGACGACCGCATCCAGTCGAAGGCGCAGGGCCAGGTGACGCCCGAGACGTGGACCCACGGCTCGGCTCAGATGCGCAACCGCTGGTTCTCGACCGGGTACGAGTCCGGCGAGCTCGAGGCCTGCGACACCTTCGCCGCCCGCCAGCTCTGACCGCAACCGACGCTTGGATGAAGGGCACCTTCATCCAATAGGTTGGGATCAAGGTGCCCTTCATCCAAACCCGCAGGGGTCCGCTGGTCGGTCGTCACACGATCGAAATGCTTCCAATACCGGCCAGATTGTTGACCGCAAACAGTCTTCCACGTGATTTTCGAAGCATGCCTTCGAAAACCGCGCTGACGAGACGTCGGGTACTCGAGCTCTTGGGCGCCGGAGCGGCGGGATCCGTGCTGCTGGCCGCCTGCGGGCAGAGTAAACAAGCGCAGGAGAGCAAAGTCGCCGAGTTCCACGGCGGCACCGACTATGTCGTACCGCCCAAGGGGCACTTCAACCTGCTGACCGGCGTGACCGACGGCATCCTCAGCGACAGCTACTTCGTCGACCTCGTGATCGCACCCAGCGCGATGTACAAGTGGAAAGAGCGCGAGTGGGTGCCGATGCTCGCCGAGAAGTGGAACCTCGACAAGGCGGCCAACACGTTCACGCTCACGCTCAAGCAGGGCTTGAAGTGGAGCGACGGGAAACCGATTACTAGCAAGGACGTCCTCACCACGTTCTGGTGCCTGCGCGTCATGCGCAACGTCTCGTGGGACTACCTCGAGAAGGTCGAGGCACCCGACGAGCAGACCGTCGTGTTCACGATGAAGCGCCCCTCGACCGTGCTGGAGCGGTACGTGCTCCGACAGCAGATCGTGAGCGACGCGTCGTACGGCACGTTCGCCAAGCAGGCCGAGGAGCTGTTCGGTGGCGGCGGCGACCTGGACAGCCCGGAGGGCAAGAAGCTCAACACCGACCTGCAGGCGTTCCGCCCGGAGAAGGCCATCGCGTCGGGCGCGTTCGACTACGACTACAAGTCGATCACGAACGCCCAGCTGACGTTCGTCAAGAACGAGACCGGCTACGGCGCCGACAAGGTCGCGTTCGACAAGGTCGTCGTGTTCAACGGCGAGACGGCCGACATCACGCCGGTCGTCCTGTCCAAGGACGTCGACTACGCGACGCACGGCTTCCCGCCGGCGACGGAGAAACAGCTTGGCAGCAAGGGATTCCGCATCATCCGCCCACCCGTCTACTCCGGCCCGGCGCTGCTGTTCAACCTGGACAAGGTCGCCGAGTTCAAGGACCTCCGGGTCCGGCAGGCGCTCGCCTACGCGATCGACCGGACCGAGAACGGTGAGGTCTCGCTCGGCGAGTCCGGCAAGGGCGTGAAGTTCATGGCCGGCTTCTCCGACAACCTCGTCCCCGAGTGGCTGTCGGCGGAGGAGCAGGGCAAGCTCGCGACGTACGACCACGACCCCGACCGGGCGGCCGCGCTGCTGACCTCGGCGGGGTGGAAGAAGTCCGGCAAGACCTGGCAGAAGCCGGACGGCAAGCCGGCGACGTACGAGCTGATCTTCCCGGGCGAGTACGTCGACTGGGCCGCGGCGGGGACGAACGTCGGGCAGCAGCTCACCGCGTTCGGCATCGCCATCGAGCCGCGCGGCGTCAACCACATCCAGCAGCCGATCGACGTGGACAAGGGCAACTTCCAGCTCGCCATCCAGGGTTGGGGAACGTCCAGCCACCCGCACCCGCACTTCGCGTTCGTGCAGGACCTGTTCACGCACAACATCCCCACCGCCGCGAACAACGGCGGCCGCGGGATGGGCTTCGAGCTCGCGCAGACGACCGAGGCGCTCGGCAAGGTCGACCTGGAGAAGGTCGTGCTCGAAGCCGGCGAGGGCCTGGACGAGGCGCAGCAGAAGAAGAACGTGACGACCGCTTCGATCGCGTTCAACGAGCTGCTGCCGATGCTGCCGCTGTTCGAACGGTACGGGAACAACCCCGCGCTCGAGGGCGTCCGCGTCGACAAGTGGCCGGCGGACGGCGACCCGTTGCTGATGAACTCGCCGTACGCTGACAACTTCACGATCATGCTGATGTACTCGGGCGAGCTGAAACCGGTGG is part of the Tenggerimyces flavus genome and encodes:
- a CDS encoding GAF domain-containing protein, producing the protein MADEVGTRVLPELARIASELGPALAPAAHKELLTSITVAARRLFHAEACSIALVSDDETELVFHVATGGAEEDIVGMRVPIGEGIAGWVALAGQPLAIEDVSQDPRFAADFAASTGYVPRSILATPMETERQIIGVIEVLDRDPEADGSADMELLALFANQAALAIENSRAFGELGKTLFQAAALASDDHGVRAALDQVAASTNGPTQELAELSAVFAELGRLGPAERTAATRLVRQFLDYVRGEST
- a CDS encoding S8 family serine peptidase, with protein sequence MKPAWSAQFDAGELGTTQALPVDGPITRDWAIGGATGAGVKVAVVDSGIDASHPAVGAVQGGVVVGLNERGEVQVVEGEHEDLFGHGTACAGIIRGIAPECELYSVRVLGSRLSGKGQVFAAGLRWAIENGMQVVNLSLGTGKRDHFAELHDLADEAYFRQTMLVSAVNNVPVPSYPSQYSSVFSVAAHDRTDPFHFDYNPSPPVEFGAPGIDIEVAWMRGSTIRATGNSFAAAHVSGMVALLLSRHPGLTPFHVKTVLHALADNAAPAGRAAVASSGRP
- a CDS encoding RNA polymerase sigma factor, with amino-acid sequence MTESGVAELVQAVRAGDQDAFARLYRENVGAVHLAVRDNLREPDRVADAVQETFARALASLDKLRDPDRFRPWLLAIARHTAVDLRRVASRYGTDELEDDAVVTSDSDDPAELAALRDVAGMVRGLVAGLSRRDAVALNLVTLGFDVADVAAALRVKHGAAKVVLHRARRRLRAALVLQLLAGGTATCPELTSILDKSGVTAAGKHAETCPECERSARKAVYG
- a CDS encoding AAA family ATPase: MSELIVVSGPPGAGKSTVARLLAEKYAPSALVVGDAFFGFLRTGYVEPWLAEAATQNETVLRAAATAVNAYVTGGYATIYDGVVGPWMIGAFAQAANVPRLHYVVLLPTVECCVERALARSEDSLRDADAIRQLHREFAAAEFDPRHVLRSDDDPTEQLQLAIQNGSLLYRGP
- a CDS encoding MarR family winged helix-turn-helix transcriptional regulator, whose product is MRDSVDERVERLHRDFPTIDPVVQAIAGRMLLIARELDRRAQAGLDQYGLELWAYKTLMDLRRRGEPYEAKPSELATSLRMSPAAMTKRLDSLERAGYVRRATDPHDRRSIVVTLTDEGRQAFEGSVEAQSSAEEELLGTLTPSQRGQLASTLRKLVLALEPD
- the ftsY gene encoding signal recognition particle-docking protein FtsY, with amino-acid sequence MADVEFLIAAIALVVVAAVVLGFVVTGRRRKSLPGSDAQPTLPGTGIRDESPEGSPAGTTATVEVPVAPETEATETPTLEKPAPAQGRLVRLRARLARSQTSLGRGLLALLSKDRLDEDTWEEIEDALLTADVGVAPTQELVERLRTRVRVEGISTPDQAKAILREELLTLVGPDTDRSLNVEREGLNPAVVLVVGVNGTGKTTTVGRIARVLVAEDKDVLLGAADTFRAAAVDQLVTWGDRVGVPTVRGPEGGDPASVAFEAVKAGAEQEVDAVLIDTAGRLHTKTGLMDELGKVKRVIEKQAPVTEVLLVIDATTGQNGLTQARVFSEVVDVTGIVLTKLDGTAKGGIVIAVQRELGVPVKLVGLGEGPDDLAPFDPAAFVDALLGD
- the ypfJ gene encoding KPN_02809 family neutral zinc metallopeptidase; the protein is MKFNPRARLDSSQVEDTRGRRMPGGRLALPVGGGVGGLIVLLVLVFLNGGQLPAGLTGEPEPAPDISNDTNLEAVCKTGEDIQTNRDCRFVAEINSIQAFWTDEFTQRNATYDKALTHFFTDQVSTDCGAASSAVGPFYCPVDDKVYVDLGFFDTLESQLGAQGGDFAEAYVIAHEYGHHVQDLLGTMEQVRSRQGEESDAVRLELQADCYAGMWAKHATQVTVPGTDEPFIIDLTAQDIALALDAAEAVGDDRIQSKAQGQVTPETWTHGSAQMRNRWFSTGYESGELEACDTFAARQL
- a CDS encoding ABC transporter substrate-binding protein, producing the protein MPSKTALTRRRVLELLGAGAAGSVLLAACGQSKQAQESKVAEFHGGTDYVVPPKGHFNLLTGVTDGILSDSYFVDLVIAPSAMYKWKEREWVPMLAEKWNLDKAANTFTLTLKQGLKWSDGKPITSKDVLTTFWCLRVMRNVSWDYLEKVEAPDEQTVVFTMKRPSTVLERYVLRQQIVSDASYGTFAKQAEELFGGGGDLDSPEGKKLNTDLQAFRPEKAIASGAFDYDYKSITNAQLTFVKNETGYGADKVAFDKVVVFNGETADITPVVLSKDVDYATHGFPPATEKQLGSKGFRIIRPPVYSGPALLFNLDKVAEFKDLRVRQALAYAIDRTENGEVSLGESGKGVKFMAGFSDNLVPEWLSAEEQGKLATYDHDPDRAAALLTSAGWKKSGKTWQKPDGKPATYELIFPGEYVDWAAAGTNVGQQLTAFGIAIEPRGVNHIQQPIDVDKGNFQLAIQGWGTSSHPHPHFAFVQDLFTHNIPTAANNGGRGMGFELAQTTEALGKVDLEKVVLEAGEGLDEAQQKKNVTTASIAFNELLPMLPLFERYGNNPALEGVRVDKWPADGDPLLMNSPYADNFTIMLMYSGELKPVATSG